Genomic segment of Limnohabitans sp. INBF002:
ATAGTCCAGCTCAGCCTCTGTGAAGCCCGCACGTTGACGGGCTTCTGTGTTGAAAGGCGGGCGCAACTTGGGTGCTTCATAGCGTCTGGTTAACTCGCGGTAATGCGCCACGGGGTCTAAACCGCGCTGTTCGCATAACCACCGGTACCAATGGTTGCCAATCGCGACATGACCCACTTCCTCTCGCAAGATGATGTCTAGTAAATCTGCTGTGCGTAGCGCATTGACCGTGTTGGCTTTGCGCAGTTTGGCTTGAATCAAGGGCGTTGCGTCTAGCCCGCGAGCCTCAAGAGTACGGGGCACCAGCGCCATGCGGGCCAGCACGTCGTCCGCTGTTTTTTGACACATGTGCCACATGCCATCGTGGGCATCAAAGTCACCGTAGCGATGGCCCAGGCTTTGCAAGTGGGTGTGCAGCATTTCAAAGTGCTGCGACTCTTCATAAGCCACGCGCAGCCAGTCGGTGTAGTAGGGCTCGGGCATGTGAGGAAAGCGCCAAACCGCATCCAAGGCCAAGTTGATGGCGTTGAATTCGATGTGGCACACCGCATGCAGCAAAGCCGCCAAGCCTTCGGGGGTGAATGGTGTGCGCGTGGGCACATGTTTGGCTGGAATCAGGCGCGGCAGTGCCGGGCGACCGGGCAGCGTCTGGTGTGCTTCTTGGTGGAGCTGTTCATTGGGAGACAGCATGGCATCTTTTTGTGTCGCCCACAGCAGCTGAACCGCTTGAACTTTCTCAAGAGGGTCGCATATACACAGGGCAGTCAAGGCTAAACGGCGCAGGCTCATCCTTACAATTGTAGAAAACCAAAATCACGCAGGAGACTTTCATGGCTGTTTACCAACTCGATGTGCTCACCCCTCAAATTGCTGATTCGGTTTGGGTTGCTGACAACGCCCAAGTCATCGGCGATGTACAGATGGCCCCCGACAGCAGTGTCTGGTTCAGCAGTGTGGTGCGTGGTGACACGGCCACGATCCGAATTGGGGAAGGCACCAACATCCAGGACGGCAGCGTGTTGCATGCGGATGTGGGCATGCCACTGACCCTTGGCAAGCATGTGACTGTGGGCCACATGGTTCAGCTGCACGGTTGCACGGTGGGTGATGAGTCGCTGATTGGGATTGGCGCCATCGTGCTCAACGGCGCGAAAATTGGAAAGAACTGCTTGGTGGGTGCGGGCTCGCTCGTGACCGAAGGCAAAGAGTTTCCAGATGGCTCCATGATTTTGGGCAGTCCAGCGAAGGTGGTGCGTCAGCTCACGCCTGAGCAAATTGAAGGGTTGCGCCGCAGTGCGCAGCACTATGTGAATAACAAAAACCGCTTCAAAACGGGTTTAAAGAAAATTGCTTGATGTCTCAGTTGCATAAATTTTTGTTCGATGGTTTGCCCGTGCGTGGCATGTTGGTGCAGCTCACCGATGTGTGGCAAGAGGTGATCAAGCGCCGTGCAGACAACGTCGAAACAGGGCCGTATGCCGAGCCCGTGCGTCACTTGTTGGGTGAGATGACAGCTGCGGCCGTGTTGATGCAATCGAACATCAAATTCAACGGAGCCTTGGTCATGCAAATTTTTGGCGATGGTCCGCTGAAGTTGGCGGTGGTCGAAGTCAACCCGAACTTGAGCCTGCGCGCCACGGCCAAAGTGGTGGGTGAGTTGGGCGATGCCAGCACCTTGCCTGAGATGGTGAACGTCAACAACGAAGGCCGCTGTGCCATCACCTTAGACCCGCTCAACAAAATGCCAGGTCAACAGCCTTACCAAGGCGTGGTGCCGTTGTTTGACGACCATCGCAAGAAGTTGGATAAATTCAGCGACGTGCTGCAGCACTACATGCTGCAAAGCGAGCAGCTCGACACCACCTTGGTGTTGGCTGCGAATGACACCACCGCCGCGGGTTTGTTGATCCAGCGCTTGCCCATCAAAGGCGAAGGTAACTTGGCCGCGAAGGCGAGCATGGAAGACGAAGACGAAATTGGTCGCAACGAAGACTACAACCGCATCTCCATCTTGGCCTCCAGCTTGACCGCTGATGAGTTGCTGAACTTGGATGCTGAAACCATTTTGCGTCGCCTGTTCTGGGAAGAAAAGCTCGTGCGATTCGAGCCCCTCACGCCCAGCTTTGCCTGCTCGTGCAGTCGCGAACGTGTGAGCAACATGATTCGCAGCTTGGGCACCGAAGAAGTCGAAAGCATCTTGGCTGAACGCGGCGAGGTGGAAGTGGGCTGCGATTTTTGCGGTCAGCAATACCGCTACGACGCGGTAGATGCAGCGCATATTTTTACGGGCCTTGACATTCAGCCGCCCAGCCCCTCATCGCTGCAATAAAGCCCTGTTCAGGGCGTGAGCAAGCCCCTGAACAAGCGGTGTTCGCAGTCACCGTCGCCACAGGTTTCGCAGGGGCCGCGCCAACGTGTAGGCGGCTCGGGGCGTTCCAACTGTTTGGCCCATTGCGGTGCTTGGCGACCAATGCAAAACAAGGCATTTTCTAAACGTTGCTCGCCTGTGCCGTACACCACCTGATAGGGCAAATTGCCTTGTGCCAGCAAGTGTCTGATTTTTTGGTCCACGGGTTCGCGCACATGCGCACCCACGCGTTGCAGTCCATCGCTGACCCACGCCAGATCTAGCCCTGTGAGCAAGGTGATATCAAACACAGCTTGGTGTTGCAACGCGAGTGCATCAAGGCTGTGGTCGTTGAAAATCATTTGGCTGTACACCGCGGTCATGAGTGGCGTGGTATCTGCAATCACCACCGCATGCGCAGGCGCTGCCAGTACGTGGGCCATTTGCGTTTCAGCGATGTGCTGTTGTTCTTCAAACTCAGGTGTGCGGTTGTGGGTGTCGCACCATTCACGCAGGTATTCGTCTACGCGATGCACAGTTAAACCAGCGGCACGCAAGTGTGTGGTCAATGCCAAGGCCAGTTGCGACTTGCCTGTGCTTTCTGCGCCGAGCAACGCAATCTTCATGCGGGGTCTGCCTTGGTCCGCGAGGCCCAGGTGCGCCATCCCACCGCGCTCAAGGCGATGAACACCACATAGAGCAGGGTGGTGAGCCACAAGGCTTTCCATGCAAACAGCCCTGCGGCCACGATATTGACGATGATCCAAACGGCCCAGTTTTCCAAGCGCTTGTGCGCCAGCAAATACTGGCCGACCAAACTGAAGGCGGTGGGGAACGCATCCCACCAAGGTACATCGGTGTCGGTGAAGTTCAGCAGCACGCCACCTGTGGCGAGCCAAAGCAGGGTGCCCATCCAGACCAATGTGACGCGTTGACGTGAGGGCATGCGCGTGATGGGCAAGGGCTCGCCGTCCACGCCACGCAACCAGACCGACCAGCCCCACATGGCCAGCACCGCAAAAAACACTTGCAGCAACGCGTCGCCATACAAGCGCTGGGTCCAAAACAAAAAGAAATACAGGACCGAGCTGATGGCTGCCAAGGGCCAGCCCCAATGCAGCTCGACGATGTTGCACAGAATCATCGCGAAAGCCAGCAGCACAGCGATGAGTTCAAGCCAAGAAGTGTCGAGGCCCCAAAGGCTGAATGCGGTGGAGAAAAGGAATTCGGTCACTTCGCAATTTGCACGAAGACTTCGTTGGGTTTGACCATGCCAATTTCCGAGCGTGCGCGCTCTTCGACCATTTCCAGACCGTCTTTGAGGTCGTGGAGTTCGGCGCCGAGCCGGTCATTGGCCAACTGCGCTGCAACGTTTTGTTGCTTTTGGTCTTTCAAGGTCTGACGTAGACGCATCACGTCAGGGATGCTGCCGCGACCAAACCACAGCTGGCCCTGCAGCACAAGCAGCAGGGCAATCAGCACAAGGTGGAGTGGACGCAGCATCACCAGCGATTAACGCAGGTTGTAGAAGGCAGAACGGCCTGGGTACACCGCCACGTCACCCAAGTCTTCTTCGATGCGCAAGAGTTGGTTGTACTTGGCCATGCGGTCAGAGCGGCTCATGGAACCGGTTTTGATTTGACCGGCGTTCAAGCCCACGGCGATGTCCGCAATGGTGCTGTCTTCGGTTTCGCCAGACCGGTGGCTGATCACGGCGGTGTAGCCCGCGCGCTTGGCCATCTCAATCGCTTCGAAGGTTTCGGTCAAGGTACCGATTTGGTTGATCTTGATGAGGATCGAATTGGCGATGCCTTTGTCGATGCCTTCTTTGAAGATTTTGGTGTTGGTCACGAACAAGTCGTCGCCCACGATTTGCACTTTCTTGGCCAAGCGGTCGGTCAACACTTTCCAGCCGTCCCAGTCGTTTTCAGCCATGCCGTCTTCGATGCTGATGATGGGGTACTTGTCGCACCAAGTGGCGAGCATGTCGGTCCATTGTTGGGCCGTCAATTGCAAGCCTTCGCCAGACAAGTGGTACTTACCGTCTTTGTAGAACTCGCTCGCAGCGCAGTCCAAACCGATGGCGATTTGTTCGCCGGCGGTGTAGCCCGCAGCGGCAATCGCGTCCAAGATCATTTGGATGGCAGCTTCGTGGCTGGTGACGTTGGGGGCAAAGCCACCTTCGTCGCCCACGGCAATGCTCATGCCTTTGTCGTGGATGATTTTCTTCAAGGCGTGGAACACTTCAGCGCCGTAACGCACGGCTTCGCGGAAGGTGGGGGCGCCCACGGGGATGATCATGAACTCTTGCAAGTCCAAGTTGTTGTTGGCGTGTGCGCCACCGTTGATGACGTTCATCATGGGCACGGGCAATTGGTTGCCGTTCATGCCACCGAAGTAACGGTACAAAGGCAAGCCAGACTCTTCCGCGGCAGCGCGGGCCACAGCCATAGACACGGCCAACATCGCGTTCGCACCCAAGCGGCTCTTGTTTTCAGTGCCGTCGAGGTCGATCAAAGTCTTGTCGAGGAAGGCTTGCTCAGAAGCGTCCAAGCCCAAAATGGCTTCAGAGATTTCGGTGTTGATGTGCTCAACCGCTTTCAACACGCCTTTGCCGAGGTAGCGGCTCTTGTCGCCGTCGCGCAACTCGATGGCTTCGCGGCTGCCGGTGGATGCGCCTGATGGCACAGCGGCACGGCCCATGGTGCCGGACTCCAACAACACATCACATTCCACGGTGGGGTTGCCGCGGCTGTCCAAGATTTCACGGGCGACGATGTCGACGATAGCGCTCATTTGTGTTTTCCTATTTCAAGTTTTAAAAATCGTTTCAGGTTGTGTGCGGTGCACTCAAGCCTCAAAGTTGTTTTCTAAGAAGGGGTGTTTTTTGGTCACGGCATCGAGCTCGACCAAGGTTTCTAGCAAGGCTTTCATCTTGCTCAAGGGCACGGCATTCGGGCCATCAGACCAAGCCTCTGAGGGGCAAGGGTGGGTTTCCATGAACAGGCCAGCCACGCCAGCGGCCACGCCTGCACGGGCCAACACAGGCACCATCTCACGAGCGCCGCCACTGACCGTGCCTTGACCGCCGGGCTTTTGCACAGAGTGGGTCACGTCAAACACCACAGGGGCGCCAGACTTGCGCATCTCAGCCAAGCTGGTCATGTCGGCCACGAGGTTGTTGTAGCCAAAGCTCACGCCGCGTTCGCAGGCCAAGAAGTTGTCTTCGGGCAGGCCCGCTTCGCGTGCGGCGTCACGGGCTTTGTCGATGACGTTTTTCATGTCCCAAGGGGCCAAGAACTGGCCCTTCTTGATGTTCACAGGCTTGCCCGATTGCGCCACAGCACGGATGAAGTCGGTTTGGCGGCACAGGAAGGCTGGGGTTTGCAACACGTCGACCATGCTGGCCACGGTTTTGACTTGCGATTCGTCATGCACATCGGTGAGGATGGGCAGGTGCAGTTGGCGACGCACTTCGTCAAGAATCTTCAAACCTGCGTCCATGCCCACGCCGCGCTTGGTGCTGCCGGACGAGCGGTTGGCTTTGTCGAACGAACCTTTGTAGATCAAAGGAATGCCCAAGCCAGAGCAGATTTCTTTGAGTTGACCTGCGACCTCAATGGACATTTCCAAGCCTTCGATCGAGCAGGTGCCTGCGATCAAAAAGAAAGGTTGGTTGAGGCCAACGTCGAATCCGCAAAGTTTCATGGCTTGTCCCGTTTCTAAAGAGGTTTAGGCCTTCGCCTTGTGATCCAGCGCCGCCTTGACGAAGGCGTTGAACAACGGGTGGCCATCCCATGGGGTCGATTTGAACTCGGGGTGGAATTGCACGCCCATGTACCAAGGGTGCACGGTTTGTGGCAACTCGACGATTTCGGTGAGTTGCTCGCGCTGTGTCAGCGCTGAAATCACCAAGCCTGCTTTGCGCAGCGCGTCGAGGTAGTTCACGTTGGCTTCGTAGCGGTGGCGGTGACGCTCGGTCACCACGTCGCCGTAAATCTTGTGGGCCAAGGTGCCAGGCGCCACGTCTGAGCTTTGTGCGCCCAAGCGCATGGTGCCGCCCAGGTTGGAGTTGGCTGTGCGGGTTTGGATGCTGCCGTCCGCGTCTTTCCACTCGTTGATGAGGGCGATGACGGGGTTGGGACCGTCTGGCACAAACTCGGTGCTGTTGGCGTCTTTCAGGCCTGCCATGTGGCGGGCGTATTCGATGGTCGCCACTTGCATGCCGAGGCAGATGCCGAGGTAAGGCACTTTGTTTTCACGGGCGAATTGGGCCGAAGAAATTTTGCCTTCCACGCCGCGAATGCCAAAGCCGCCTGGCACAAGAATAGCGTCGAACTTACCGAGGTCTTTGACGTTTTCGGGTGTGATGAATTCAGAGTCCACGTACTCGATCTTCACGCGTGCATGGTTCTTCATGCCCGCATGGCGCAGCGCTTCGTTGAGGGACTTGTAGCTGTCGGACAGATCGACGTACTTGCCCACCATCGCGATGGTGACTTCTTCTTTGGGGTTGGCCACTTCGTGGACCAAGTCGTCCCAACGTTGCAAGTTGGCAGGTTGTGCGTTGATGCGCAGTTTGTCGCACACCAAGTTGTCCAGTCCTTGTTCGTGCAACATGCGTGGCACTTTGTAGATGGTGTCGACGTCCCACATCGAGATCACACCCGACTCATGCACGTTGGAGAAGAGGCTGATTTTTTGGCGTTCTTCTTCCGGAATGGGGCGGTCCGCACGGCACAGCAAGGCGTCGGCTTGGATGCCGATTTCGCGCAGCTTTTGGGCTGTGTGTTGGGTGGGTTTGGTTTTGAGTTCACCCGCTGCAGCAATCCAAGGCACGTAGCTCAGATGCACAAACGCGGTGTTGTGGGCGCCCATCTTCAGGCTCATTTGACGAGCGGCTTCCAAAAACGGCAGGGACTCGATGTCACCCACAGTGCCACCGATTTCAACGATGGCCACATCCACGGCTTCTGGTGTGTCATAGGCTGCGCCGCGTTTGACGAACTCTTGAATTTCGTTGGTGATGTGCGGGATGACTTGCACCGTTTTGCCCAGATAGTCGCCGCGGCGCTCTTTGTCGAGCACGCTTTGGTAAATCTGGCCTGTGGTGAAGTTGTTGGCCTTTTTCATGCGCGTCGTGATGAAGCGCTCGTAGTGGCCCAAATCGAGGTCGGTTTCAGCACCGTCTTCGGTGACGAACACCTCGCCATGCTGCAGAGGCGACATGGTGCCTGGGTCTACGTTGATGTAGGGGTCCAGCTTGATGAGGGTGACTTTGAGGCCGCGCGACTCAAGGAGGGCGGCGAGTGAGGCGGCTGCAATTCCCTTGCCTAGGGAAGAAACAACACCGCCGGTGACGAATACAAATTGGGTCATGCCAGATCGGGAGATGGTCTCCCGGTAGGTGGAAATCGAAATTATAGGCGCTCTGCTACATTGCGAGCCATGTCTGATCTGTCAAATAAGCACATTGTTTTGGGTTTGAGTGGTGGCATCGCTTGCTACAAAGCGGCGGAGTTGTGCCGTGCCTTGGTCAAAGCCGGCGCCACGGTGCAAGTGGTCATGACGGAGGCGGCTGCCCAGTTCATCACCCCTGTCACGCTGCAAGCCTTGTCGAATCGCGCGGTGTACGTTTCGCAATGGGATGCGCGTGAGCCCAACAACATGGCGCACATCAACCTGAGCCGCGAGGCCGACGCCATTGTGGTGGCCCCCGCCAGCGCCGATTTCATGGCCAAGCTTTTGCACGGTCGTGCGGACGATTTGCTGAGTCTCATGTGCTTGGCGCGCCCGATTGAAAGCGTGCCTTTGATTTTGGCCCCCGCGATGAATCGTGAAATGTGGCAACACCCCGCCACCCAGCGCAACATGGCGCAGCTCACCGCGGACGGTGCGCATGTGCTGGACGTGGGGCAGGGCGAACAAGCCTGCGGCGAAACCGGTGATGGCCGCATGTTGGAGCCTGAAGAAATCTTGGAAGACCTCATTGCGTTCTTCCAACCCAAAGTCTTAGCTGGGCAGCATGTGCTGGTCACGGCGGGCCCGACGTATGAGGCGATGGACCCCGTGCGCGGCATCACCAATTTATCCAGCGGCAAGATGGGCTTTTCGATTGCCCGTGCGGCCCGCGAAGCGGGTGCCGAGGTGACCTTGGTGGCTGGCCCTGTGCACCTGCCCACACCGCGCGGTGTGCAGCGTGTGGATGTGCGTTCGGCGTTGGACATGCAAGCCGCAGTGGCCAAACACATAGATGCCGCCTCTGTCTTTGTTGCGACGGCAGCCGTCGCCGATTGGCGTGTGGCCGATGTGGCTGGACAAAAAATCAAAAAAGACGGCTCAGGCCAGTTGCCCCAGTTGAGCTTTGTCGAAAACCCAGACATCTTGGCCGGCGTGGCGCAGTCTGCCCGTGCCAAAAGTGGTGCTTTGTATTGCGTGGGCTTTGCAGCGGAAAGCCATGATTTGCTCAAACACGCCACCGCCAAACGCGAGCGCAAAGGTGTGCCGCTGTTGGTGGGCAACATTGGTCCCGCGACGTTTGGCTTGGACGACAACGCCTTGCTGTTGGTCGATGCACAAGGCCACCAAGAACTGCCACATGCCAGCAAACTCATGCTGGCGCGTCAATTGGTGGGCGAGATTGCGCGTCGTTTGAAAACCGCTTGATTTCGCCAAACGACCCAAACAAACGCCGCAAAGACTTCTCTTTAAATTTTCAACATCTATCCATTTCATCTGATTAAAAATGAAACTCGACGTCAAAATTCTCGATCCCCGCATGGCCGACCAACTGCCGCAATACGCCACGCCTGGTAGCGCTGGCTTGGACTTGCGTGCATGTTTGGATGCGCCCATCACGCTAGAGCCCAACGCTTGGCAATTGGTGCCCACGGGCATCGCCATCCACTTGGCCGACCCAGCCTACGCCGCGCTCATCTTGCCGCGCTCAGGCCTGGGTCATAAGCACGGCATCGTGTTGGGCAACCTCGTGGGTTTGATTGACAGCGATTACCAAGGGCAGCTGATGGTCAGCGCTTGGAACCGCAGCGATGTGGCGTTCACCTTGGAGCCTATGGAGCGTTTGGCCCAGTTGGTCATCGTGCCTGTGGTGCAAGCCCAGTTCAATGTGGTGAACGAATTTGCTGGGCCGACCGAGCGCGGTGAGGGCGGTTACGGCTCGACCGGTAAGAAGTAAAACGCTTCACGCGCGAAGCTAAGACCCATCAAAAAAGCAGCCCGCGGGCTGCTTTTTTGATGTGCGGAGATAGATCTCAGTGCAGCAAATCGTTACCAGGCGCTTGAGCTTCAATCTTGAAAAAGCCTGTACCCAAAGTGCCGCGCTCTTGCTCTTCTTGCGTGGCTTCGCGCACCGATTGCACATCAAGGTGAATGCGAATCGCAATACCTGCCAGTGGGTGGTTGCCGTCTAACACCACATGTTCGGGGTAGAGCTCGGTCACGGTGTAGAGCAAGTCTTGCGGTGCGTCTGGGTTGCAGCCAGCAGGTAGCGCGTGGCCTTCGACGGTGTGGCCTTCTTCCAACTCTTTGGGAAAGCTTGAGCGCGCCTCTAAAAATACCAAGTTTTCGTCGTAGTCGCCAAAGGCTTCTTCGGGTTCGAGTTGCAAGTCGAGGTGGTCGCCCACGCTGTGGCCTTGCAGAGCCTCTTCAATCTTGGCCAGCAAGTCATCGCCGCCCACCAAAAATTCAACGGGGCTGTCCAATTCGTCCAGCACCTCGCCCAAAGTGTCTTTCAAGGTCCAAGTTAAGCCGACCACGCAGTGTTGAGTAATTTCCATAAGGCAAAATTGTCGCACGATGCATGTGAACAAACCCCTGACCCTGCTCGGCGGCATCAGCCCCGCCGAATTTATGAACACTTATTGGCAGCGCAAGCCCTTGTTGGTGCGCCAAGCCATCCCTGAATTCAAAGCTTTGCTGAGTCGCCCTGAGCTGTTTGACTTGGCCGAACAAGCGGAGGTTGAGTCCCGTTTGGTCATGGGGGCGAATGGCGGCCAACGCGATTGGCAGATGCAACGCGGCCCGTTCAAGCGCCGCGCCATCCCCAAGCTGACCGAGCGCGACTGGACCTTGCTGGTGCAAGGCGTGGATTTGCACGACGACCGTGTGGCCGCTTTGATGCAGCAATTTCGTTTCATCCCAGACGCCCGTTTGGACGATGTGATGATCAGCTACGCCACCGAAGGCGGCGGCGTGGGCCCGCACTTTGACAGTTACGACGTGTTTTTGTTGCAAGCCCAAGGGCAACGCCGCTGGCGCATTGGCCGACAAAAAGATTTGTCGCTGGTGCCCGACATGCCGCTGAAAATCTTGGCCAATTTCAAACCCGAGCACGACTGGGTGCTCAACCCCGGTGACATGCTGTATTTACCCCCGCGTTATGCCCACGATGGCATTGCACAAGGTGAGTGCATGACTTACTCCATAGGTTTTCGCGTGCCCCAAGTAGGGGATTTGGCCCGTGAGTTGTTGGTGCGCTTGAGCGAAGGTGCGGAAGAGGCCGCTGGCTGCGATTTGTACAAAGACGCCGCTCAACCTGCGGTGTCTAAACCCGCCGCCATGCCCGAAGGTTTGGCTGAATTTGCGAAATCTGCTTTACAAAAAGCGCTAAAAGATCCTAAAGCCCTACAACGCGCTTTAGGTGAGTATCTGACCGAGCCCAAAGCCAATGTTTGGTTTGAGATCGGCGATGTGCTAAATAAGCTCAAATCACTGCGTTTAGACCGACGAAGCAAGATGATGTACGACGCACATCACATCTTTTTGAATGGCGAAAGCTGGCGTGCGGCTGGCAAGGATGCCGCCTTGATGCGTCAATTGGCCGATGCACGTGAGTTGACCCAAGTGGATCTATTGAAGGCCAGCCCTGAAGCGCTCAACTTGTTGATGGAGTGGTGTGACGATGGCTGGCTTCATTCAGGGGCTTGAAATGAGCCAAGTTGACGCGAAGCTGACGTGGTTTTTTGTCATGCATAGGATTTACCCTATAATGAGAGGCTGAGTTGGCGGGCTCGAGTCCATCAGCTCGGTTGTGGTGCAAACCACAGCAATTTCCGGAAATTGTTTTCATCCCCTTTAAGGAATATCGAAATGAACAAGTCAATCCTGTTGGCATCTTTGTTGGCTGCTGCCGCTCTCGTCGCTTGCGGCAAAAAAGAAGCTCCTGCTGTTGAAGCCGCTCCTGCTGCTTCTGCTGCTGTTGAAGCCGCTTCTGCTGTGGCTTCTGAAGCCGCTGCGCCAGCTTCTGACGCTGCCAGCAAGTAATCAGTTTTCGAACTGACTGCAAAAGCCACCCATTGGGTGGCTTTTTTCATGGGTGTTTGATAAGTGCTTAGACCGTCATCCAGTCAGAGCCTTGAATTGGGTCTGCTACGGCGATGTCCAAAGGTGCGCATCCCATGGGCTCACACAAGCTGGTGCGCGCCAGTTCGGGGGTGTTGTTGCGTTCGCTCAAATGTGCCGCCAAGATGCAACTTAAGTCGTCGTGCTTGACACGGGCCAATAGGTCGGCCGCGGCGTGGTTGGCCAAATGCCCCCAAGGGCCTGAGACGCGTTGCTTTAAAAAAACAGGGTAACCCGAGGCTTGCAGCAAATCAGGATCGTGGTTGGCTTCTAGTAGCAGGGCATGGCAGCCTTGCAATGACGCCACCACATGAGAAGACACGTGACCTAAATCGGTGATCACACCCAAATGCCGATGGCCATCGGTGCAGCGCAGCTGCAAGGGCTCGCGCGCATCGTGCGGTACCGTAAACGGCATCGCTTGCAAGTCGCCCAATTCGATGGCGCTGCCATCGCGCGCCACATTCAGCAAATGTTGATAAGGTGTCCATGCACCACCGTCACTCACGGCCAGCCATGTGCCTTGGCTCATCCAAAGAGGTGTTGAATAACGTTTGATAAAGCTGCGTGCACAGCCAATGTGGTCGCCGTGTTCGTGGGTGATGAAGATGGCGTCAAGATCCTCGGCGCAGGTGCCCGCTTCGATGAGGCGAGCCTCTAGATCACGCAGGCGAAGGCCGCAGTCGATGAGCAAGCGAGTGGTGTGGGCGCCACTCTGGGCTTCAACCAAAGTGGCGTTGCCTGAGCTGCCGCTGCCCAGGCTTTTAAAGCGCAACATGGCGCAAGGTCAGGCCGGCGCCAATTAGCGCAAATCGTCAGCCAGCAGCTTCAAGATGCGCTGTGAAACAGGGCTGTTCTCTGTGGTACCTGCTGCGTTTTGTACCGTGACTTCGGCTGTGTTGTCTGTTTTACGCACAGCAATGCGGTACTTCACAGGGCCTGCGTCAGGTGTTGAGCCACTGAACATCTTGCTGAAGAAACCTTTTTCTTCTTTGGATGAGGTGTCCACATAGCGAACGAAGTAAATGCCTTGTGCGCGGTCGCGGTCTTCCACAGTGAAGCCTGTGCGGTCCAAAGCCAAGCCAACGCGACGCCATGCGACGTCAAACGAGTCGGGGATGTTCAGCAGTGTGGCACCGCCCTTGGTTACCAAAGTGGTTTTATTCGCCACGGTTTCTGGTGGCGTGATGCCAGCTTTCGCTTGTTCAGCGGAGACGCCAAGCTTGATCATCAAGCGGCTCAAGA
This window contains:
- a CDS encoding ferritin-like domain-containing protein, translating into MSLRRLALTALCICDPLEKVQAVQLLWATQKDAMLSPNEQLHQEAHQTLPGRPALPRLIPAKHVPTRTPFTPEGLAALLHAVCHIEFNAINLALDAVWRFPHMPEPYYTDWLRVAYEESQHFEMLHTHLQSLGHRYGDFDAHDGMWHMCQKTADDVLARMALVPRTLEARGLDATPLIQAKLRKANTVNALRTADLLDIILREEVGHVAIGNHWYRWLCEQRGLDPVAHYRELTRRYEAPKLRPPFNTEARQRAGFTEAELDYLLGG
- a CDS encoding gamma carbonic anhydrase family protein encodes the protein MAVYQLDVLTPQIADSVWVADNAQVIGDVQMAPDSSVWFSSVVRGDTATIRIGEGTNIQDGSVLHADVGMPLTLGKHVTVGHMVQLHGCTVGDESLIGIGAIVLNGAKIGKNCLVGAGSLVTEGKEFPDGSMILGSPAKVVRQLTPEQIEGLRRSAQHYVNNKNRFKTGLKKIA
- a CDS encoding Hsp33 family molecular chaperone HslO; amino-acid sequence: MSQLHKFLFDGLPVRGMLVQLTDVWQEVIKRRADNVETGPYAEPVRHLLGEMTAAAVLMQSNIKFNGALVMQIFGDGPLKLAVVEVNPNLSLRATAKVVGELGDASTLPEMVNVNNEGRCAITLDPLNKMPGQQPYQGVVPLFDDHRKKLDKFSDVLQHYMLQSEQLDTTLVLAANDTTAAGLLIQRLPIKGEGNLAAKASMEDEDEIGRNEDYNRISILASSLTADELLNLDAETILRRLFWEEKLVRFEPLTPSFACSCSRERVSNMIRSLGTEEVESILAERGEVEVGCDFCGQQYRYDAVDAAHIFTGLDIQPPSPSSLQ
- a CDS encoding ATP-binding protein, whose protein sequence is MKIALLGAESTGKSQLALALTTHLRAAGLTVHRVDEYLREWCDTHNRTPEFEEQQHIAETQMAHVLAAPAHAVVIADTTPLMTAVYSQMIFNDHSLDALALQHQAVFDITLLTGLDLAWVSDGLQRVGAHVREPVDQKIRHLLAQGNLPYQVVYGTGEQRLENALFCIGRQAPQWAKQLERPEPPTRWRGPCETCGDGDCEHRLFRGLLTP
- the pnuC gene encoding nicotinamide riboside transporter PnuC, whose product is MTEFLFSTAFSLWGLDTSWLELIAVLLAFAMILCNIVELHWGWPLAAISSVLYFFLFWTQRLYGDALLQVFFAVLAMWGWSVWLRGVDGEPLPITRMPSRQRVTLVWMGTLLWLATGGVLLNFTDTDVPWWDAFPTAFSLVGQYLLAHKRLENWAVWIIVNIVAAGLFAWKALWLTTLLYVVFIALSAVGWRTWASRTKADPA
- the ftsB gene encoding cell division protein FtsB — its product is MLRPLHLVLIALLLVLQGQLWFGRGSIPDVMRLRQTLKDQKQQNVAAQLANDRLGAELHDLKDGLEMVEERARSEIGMVKPNEVFVQIAK
- the eno gene encoding phosphopyruvate hydratase is translated as MSAIVDIVAREILDSRGNPTVECDVLLESGTMGRAAVPSGASTGSREAIELRDGDKSRYLGKGVLKAVEHINTEISEAILGLDASEQAFLDKTLIDLDGTENKSRLGANAMLAVSMAVARAAAEESGLPLYRYFGGMNGNQLPVPMMNVINGGAHANNNLDLQEFMIIPVGAPTFREAVRYGAEVFHALKKIIHDKGMSIAVGDEGGFAPNVTSHEAAIQMILDAIAAAGYTAGEQIAIGLDCAASEFYKDGKYHLSGEGLQLTAQQWTDMLATWCDKYPIISIEDGMAENDWDGWKVLTDRLAKKVQIVGDDLFVTNTKIFKEGIDKGIANSILIKINQIGTLTETFEAIEMAKRAGYTAVISHRSGETEDSTIADIAVGLNAGQIKTGSMSRSDRMAKYNQLLRIEEDLGDVAVYPGRSAFYNLR
- the kdsA gene encoding 3-deoxy-8-phosphooctulonate synthase encodes the protein MKLCGFDVGLNQPFFLIAGTCSIEGLEMSIEVAGQLKEICSGLGIPLIYKGSFDKANRSSGSTKRGVGMDAGLKILDEVRRQLHLPILTDVHDESQVKTVASMVDVLQTPAFLCRQTDFIRAVAQSGKPVNIKKGQFLAPWDMKNVIDKARDAAREAGLPEDNFLACERGVSFGYNNLVADMTSLAEMRKSGAPVVFDVTHSVQKPGGQGTVSGGAREMVPVLARAGVAAGVAGLFMETHPCPSEAWSDGPNAVPLSKMKALLETLVELDAVTKKHPFLENNFEA
- a CDS encoding CTP synthase; the encoded protein is MTQFVFVTGGVVSSLGKGIAAASLAALLESRGLKVTLIKLDPYINVDPGTMSPLQHGEVFVTEDGAETDLDLGHYERFITTRMKKANNFTTGQIYQSVLDKERRGDYLGKTVQVIPHITNEIQEFVKRGAAYDTPEAVDVAIVEIGGTVGDIESLPFLEAARQMSLKMGAHNTAFVHLSYVPWIAAAGELKTKPTQHTAQKLREIGIQADALLCRADRPIPEEERQKISLFSNVHESGVISMWDVDTIYKVPRMLHEQGLDNLVCDKLRINAQPANLQRWDDLVHEVANPKEEVTIAMVGKYVDLSDSYKSLNEALRHAGMKNHARVKIEYVDSEFITPENVKDLGKFDAILVPGGFGIRGVEGKISSAQFARENKVPYLGICLGMQVATIEYARHMAGLKDANSTEFVPDGPNPVIALINEWKDADGSIQTRTANSNLGGTMRLGAQSSDVAPGTLAHKIYGDVVTERHRHRYEANVNYLDALRKAGLVISALTQREQLTEIVELPQTVHPWYMGVQFHPEFKSTPWDGHPLFNAFVKAALDHKAKA